One region of Takifugu flavidus isolate HTHZ2018 chromosome 14, ASM371156v2, whole genome shotgun sequence genomic DNA includes:
- the LOC130537825 gene encoding disks large homolog 4 isoform X7, with translation MFMSVWYAKKMGSRFLRNVRKTKRHRHQRMGNTPPVVVNTDTLDGSPYVNGTEGEIEYEEITLERGNSGLGFSIAGGTDNPHVGDDPSIFITKIIPGGAAAQDGRLSVNDCILFVNDVDVREVTHSQAVEALKEAGAIVRLYVLRRKPAAEKVTEIKLIKGPKGLGFSIAGGVGNQHIPGDNSIYVTKIIEGGAAHKDGRLQIGDKILAVNNVCLEDVMHEDAVGALKNTAEVVYLRVAKPNNLFLTNSYNPPDLTSTYSHMDTELSHPNYLGSDYPQALTPTSPSRFSPVLHGMMGDDDIPREPRRVLIHRGTTGLGFNIVGGEDGEGIFISFILAGGPADLSGELHKGDQILSVNGVDLRMATHEQAAAALKNAGQTVTIIAQYRPDEYSRFEAKIHDLREQLMNSSMGSGTTTLRSNPKRGFYIRALFDYDKTADCGFLSQALGFKFGDVLHVLDCGDEEWWQARKVSPQNEAEEVGFIPSKHRVERKDWSRVNTKERDHGRDTLSTQGGRDKSSHSYETVTQVEVHYARPIIILGPVKDRINDDLLSEFPDKFGSCVPHTTRPKREYEVDGRDYHFVSSREQMEKDIQSHRFIEAGQYNSHLYGTSVQSVREVAEQQGKHCILDVSANAVRRLQAAQLHPIAIFVRPKSLENVLEINTRLTEEQARKGMDRALKLEQDFLECFSAVVDGDSFEEVYHKVKKVIEEQSGPYIWIPTRERL, from the exons ATGTTCATGTCTGTGTGGTACGCCAAAAAGATGGGCAGCCGCTTCCTCAGAAATGTGCGGAAAACCAAGAGACATCGGCATCAGAGGATG GGAAACACTCCTCCTGTGGTGGTGAACACCGACACACTCGACGGATCCCCATAC GTGAATGGGACGGAGGGGGAAATTGAATACGAAGAGATCACCCTGGAGAGA GGTAACTCGGGCCTCGGCTTCAGCATAGCGGGAGGAACCGACAACCCCCACGTGGGCGATGACCccagcatcttcatcaccaaAATCATCCCTGGAGGAGCCGCGGCTCAGGACGGACGACTGAG CGTGAACGACTGCATCTTATTTGTGAACGACGTTGATGTGAGGGAGGTGACGCACAGCCAGGCCGTGGAAGCTCTGAAGGAGGCAGGTGCTATCGTCCGCCTCTACGTCCTCCGCAGGAAACCCGCTGCAGAGAAGGTCACAGAGATCAAACTCATCAAAGGGCCCAAAG ggttAGGTTTCAGCATTGCTGGAGGTGTGGGAAACCAGCACATACCAGGAGATAACAGCATCTACGTCACCAAGATCATCGAAGGCGGGGCGGCCCATAAAGACGGGCGCCTGCAGATCGGGGACAAGATCTTAGCG GTGAATAATGTCTGTTTGGAGGATGTGATGCACGAGGATGCGGTGGGGGCTCTGAAGAACACAGCGGAGGTGGTGTACCTCAGGGTGGCCAAGCCCAACAACCTGTTCCTGACCAACTCCTACAACCCCCCAGACCTCACCAGCA CATATTCCCATATGGATACTGAACTCAGCCATCCTAATTATCTCGGGTCAGATTATCCACAAGCCCTCACTCCCACCTCACCCAGTCGATTTTCTCCCGTTTTGCACGGCATGATGGGAGATGACGACATCCCCAG GGAGCCACGTAGAGTATTGATCCACAGAGGCACTACAGGCCTGGGATTCAACATCGTTggaggggaggacggggagggaaTCTTCATCTCTTTTATCCTGGCAGGGGGGCCAGCTGACCTCAGCGGTGAGCTGCACAAGGGCGATCAGATCCTCAGC GTGAATGGTGTGGACCTGCGTATGGCCACGCACGAACAAGCGGCCGCAGCCCTGAAGAACGCCGGCCAGACCGTCACCATCATTGCTCAGTACAGACCCGATG AGTACAGCCGGTTTGAGGCCAAGATCCACGACCTGAGGGAGCAGCTGATGAACAGCAGTATGGGCTCCGGAACCACAACGCTCAGGAGCAACCCAAAGAGAGGCTTCTATATCAG GGCTCTTTTCGACTATGACAAGACGGCAGACTGCGGCTTCTTGAGTCAGGCGCTGGGCTTTAAATTCGGAGACGTCCTGCACGTGTTAGACTGCGGTGACGAGGAGTGGTGGCAAGCCCGTAAGGTCAGCCCCCAGAACGAGGCTGAGGAGGTGGGCTTCATCCCCAGTAAACACAG ggtggagagaaaagactgGTCTCGCGTTAACACCAAAGAGAGG GATCACGGCCGAGACACTTTGAGCACTCAAG GAGGGAGAGATAAAAGCTCGCACAGCTACGAGACGGTCACCCAAGTGGAAG TTCATTATGCCAGacccatcatcatcctgggTCCCGTGAAAGACAGGATAAATGACGACCTGTTGTCTGAGTTCCCCGACAAGTTTGGATCTTGTGTCCCAC ACACCACACGGCCCAAGCGGGAATATGAAGTAGATGGGCGAGACTATCACTTTGTGTCGTCACGGGAACAGATGGAGAAAGACATTCAGAGCCATCGGTTCATCGAGGCGGGCCAGTACAACAGCCACCTGTACGGCACCAGCGTCCAGAGTGTCCGCGAGGTGGCCGAGCAG CAGGGGAAACACTGCATTCTCGACGTGTCTGCTAACGCCGTGCGAAGGCTACAAGCGGCTCAGCTCCATCCCATCGCCATATTCGTGCGGCCCAAGTCCCTGGAGAACGTCCT AGAGATCAACACGCGTCTGACCGAAGAGCAGGCCAGGAAAGGAATGGACCGAGCCCTTAAACTAGAACAGGACTTCCTGGAGTGTTTCTCAG ctgtggtgGACGGGGACAGCTTTGAGGAGGTCTACCACAAAGTAAAGAAAGTGATCGAGGAGCAATCGGGGCCTTACATCTGGATCCCCACTCGGGAGAGGCTGTGA